A single genomic interval of Stieleria maiorica harbors:
- a CDS encoding YncE family protein — translation MTGFANIGIGAALTTAGGLGGIHLPTNAGILNYKVYSADPSRSVIAEGSVAEVTPDNNLLIIDVPSDSPAPGEPSVNSVTLRYENDRTVAVVDGTGFQGPEELDRASVFFSIDGERFGPYFPLVVTESEIQFELPTDLVIGESTIQIARSYNTIQGAAAQVLSKPFSIRSAGGFAFVAKPVDGSVAVVHADRAAHNVPGEAPTTFKTIELSGLKPSSVTMSPDRKLLFALDQSSKMVSLIDPINLQELTGPQGRLRLKLPGKPHAIAVDPLGQYAYISDENKNSIYVIDVDFSSDSFLTKVRTINVGGGFVFGQVGLRGLAIDPTGRHLIVADPVNLRSDGYFGRTPDANGKLHVYDVSPHSKARWAHLQSLEAGNYPFAVRATGFADTIAVTNFLSDNQGVQIFQRDVGGEWSKLTDIRLVLGERQAISPGPISDSFDVNNARDVIITPDGKWGFVAGFNVPDPKNQVTLNPGIGVKFTGGGDPSKRHSYRFRSPHFAGSNVGIIQNPLSTNAKLVAATRPIPNSYVSSLALSSDGKYLHAAYPGVQFVPNVDEQEGGNEPTATASQRGALLVYDVDAIAESVVANAEITVAVPVLWGGPTAPILARHSINDVNDGQWSPEDPQTVNQSIDINAAFRPVAFTGDGFVNLEVYSEENSPLFLGGNAKSVAIDTDAGPQIRVFGQDNFNLENSSSADTDYATERIDVFDLGEIRRLTDAKLILEASVLAANVGNPFIEIKSILEKYFDVSTIELPVTNEPIFAAAEHLRHFLDNVGTPIHHPLGSRLSDLIAEDRAHVNNHLATTVAVSRLLDEQVANSSGTLTIDPYDFDKVNIVRPQFTLPDPFYAIGGTQGLQITGNARLVDGRYNGFLTYTYIDTYGYGQNDSEEFAWPDSFARDLQVHGLARPFTVTVTVMSPFDIKAKPQAPPPPPPALQEAGSIHSITPPPAHSVEAVDGAFTLRETLGGQLRSTHPIFLPAGATAIQFDVTQLNLVDDVVGPSDSFEVALIDDTTGQSVVSTISLSDTDALLNLQSDMTLYFGTEISIPNVSQSGQPSSLDGPFTVTIDLTAIDVDKAATLYFDLLGFGDAASSVAIDNLRLVNDSVVDVEFGLAAESDSGILGDGLTNQTVVRLEGSTAPGTALLLDVDGDGFDDGTATADSDGLFFFAEIVLAHGANSVRVEANNGDQRLLATQRIEVDSNRPYAQLSDPIAASLVSSERGYVDIQWTDEGLAGTDENSIDADDVTVGDVSIDRAEDLGGGRVRYWYNDDGETLGDGLIEVTFVAGQVADLAGNVNAGGIESFSFDASGPVAHLVSPAADSTISADPGYIDLAWSDIGPAGIDEATLGTDDLRITGVSVDAIETLADGVTRYWYNQDGETLPGGRIEVVVRENIAHDLAGNSNATASWGFTVQSNDSDSVDVTDKVNVQFTGIRYIGAFGSYLFFGTVENRSAEPLAGPLRMYFQNLTPADAVPVGASVDDEGVYFIDITDYTGDAALLPGEMTATIPLQLRMTPVPFHFDPIVTASVAAPPSAGLTLSASLLRPDQSIDVTLVGGPGNASDRIGLFAVGAADDAPMESLYLDGTPTEPADALTEAMLTFDVPDAEGSYEFRLLTAAGVAQTSPTFVVADSRQPVLLDVSRYEPLDAVTNSDELVFRVLLDQHVMNLSTLEFDVVGGTTAEVFAIEPVQGTGEALYQVTVAGGDLASFNGVVGLTLQSPAPPPVASFRVDGGLTMVGQFFQVDNIAPSVDGVNLDDGQHSVVRSLDLVFDSEVAIGETAFRLHDGAGREVMISQTLRIVDGKTIVSLSFSGDLVDESGSLIDGAYVLTALQSEIADLAGNLLSGRRDAEPERVVVDEFFRFFGDSDGDRDVDGQDYGRFGLSLFSRQGDERYDGRFDFDGDGDVDGQDYAQFGRRLLRTLPPNS, via the coding sequence GTGACCGGATTTGCCAACATCGGAATCGGTGCGGCGCTGACCACCGCGGGTGGGTTGGGGGGAATTCACCTGCCGACCAATGCGGGCATTCTCAATTACAAGGTCTACAGCGCCGATCCCTCCAGATCCGTGATCGCGGAGGGATCCGTGGCGGAGGTAACACCGGATAACAACCTCTTGATCATCGACGTGCCGTCCGACTCCCCCGCTCCCGGTGAACCAAGCGTCAATAGTGTTACGCTTCGCTACGAAAATGATCGGACGGTTGCAGTTGTCGATGGCACAGGGTTTCAAGGTCCTGAGGAGCTAGACCGAGCATCCGTGTTCTTCAGCATCGATGGCGAACGTTTCGGACCGTATTTCCCATTGGTGGTGACCGAAAGTGAAATCCAGTTCGAGCTTCCTACGGATCTGGTTATCGGGGAATCGACGATTCAGATCGCCAGGAGCTACAACACCATTCAAGGGGCAGCGGCGCAGGTGCTGTCGAAGCCGTTTTCGATCCGATCGGCAGGCGGCTTCGCGTTCGTTGCCAAGCCGGTGGACGGTTCCGTGGCGGTCGTCCACGCTGATCGTGCTGCGCACAACGTACCTGGAGAGGCGCCGACGACCTTCAAAACGATCGAGCTTTCCGGCCTAAAGCCATCATCGGTCACCATGTCGCCCGATCGCAAGCTTCTATTCGCCCTCGACCAATCCTCAAAAATGGTTTCGCTGATCGATCCGATCAATCTCCAAGAATTGACCGGTCCGCAGGGTCGGTTGAGACTTAAACTGCCCGGCAAGCCGCATGCGATCGCAGTGGATCCTCTCGGCCAATATGCCTATATCTCGGACGAGAATAAGAACTCGATTTACGTGATCGATGTTGATTTTTCCTCGGACAGTTTTTTGACCAAGGTTCGCACGATCAATGTCGGCGGAGGTTTTGTGTTCGGGCAGGTCGGACTAAGAGGTCTGGCGATCGATCCGACGGGCAGGCACCTGATCGTCGCCGATCCGGTAAATCTTCGTAGCGATGGATATTTTGGACGCACCCCCGACGCGAATGGAAAACTCCACGTCTATGACGTATCTCCCCACAGCAAGGCTCGTTGGGCCCATTTGCAATCACTTGAGGCGGGGAATTATCCATTTGCCGTGAGAGCCACGGGATTCGCCGACACGATCGCAGTAACGAACTTTCTGTCTGATAATCAGGGCGTACAGATCTTTCAGCGTGACGTGGGAGGTGAGTGGTCGAAACTCACCGACATCAGGCTGGTGCTCGGCGAACGTCAAGCAATTTCCCCGGGGCCGATCTCGGACTCTTTCGACGTCAACAATGCCCGTGACGTGATTATCACGCCAGATGGGAAATGGGGATTCGTCGCCGGGTTCAATGTCCCCGATCCAAAAAACCAAGTGACATTGAATCCGGGAATCGGTGTCAAATTCACCGGCGGCGGTGATCCGAGCAAGCGACATTCCTATCGCTTCCGTAGTCCTCACTTCGCTGGAAGCAACGTCGGCATCATTCAAAATCCTCTCTCCACCAATGCGAAGCTTGTCGCGGCCACACGGCCCATCCCTAACAGCTATGTTTCAAGCTTAGCGCTTTCGAGCGATGGCAAGTATTTGCATGCCGCCTATCCGGGCGTTCAGTTCGTGCCGAACGTCGACGAGCAGGAAGGTGGGAATGAGCCAACAGCTACGGCAAGCCAAAGGGGGGCACTGCTTGTATACGACGTGGATGCGATCGCCGAGTCTGTTGTCGCCAATGCGGAAATCACGGTCGCCGTTCCCGTCTTGTGGGGAGGCCCAACGGCGCCAATCCTCGCACGACATTCGATCAACGATGTCAACGATGGACAGTGGTCGCCGGAAGATCCGCAAACGGTGAATCAATCGATCGATATCAACGCCGCGTTTCGTCCGGTTGCGTTCACCGGCGATGGATTCGTCAACCTGGAAGTTTACTCCGAAGAGAATTCTCCACTGTTTCTCGGAGGAAACGCCAAGAGTGTTGCGATCGATACCGATGCAGGCCCGCAGATTCGTGTCTTCGGTCAGGATAATTTCAATCTCGAAAACTCGAGTTCGGCCGACACGGACTACGCGACCGAACGCATCGATGTATTCGATCTAGGTGAAATCCGCCGACTCACTGATGCCAAGTTGATTCTCGAAGCATCTGTTTTAGCTGCGAACGTTGGGAACCCATTTATTGAAATCAAGAGCATTCTCGAGAAATACTTCGATGTCTCAACCATTGAGTTGCCGGTTACGAATGAGCCGATTTTCGCAGCGGCCGAACACCTGCGGCACTTTCTCGACAACGTTGGGACGCCGATCCACCACCCGCTCGGCAGCCGACTGTCGGACTTGATTGCTGAAGATCGGGCTCATGTAAACAATCATCTGGCGACGACCGTCGCCGTCTCGCGTTTGCTCGACGAACAAGTCGCGAATAGCTCAGGCACCCTAACGATCGATCCCTACGATTTTGACAAAGTCAATATTGTACGGCCGCAGTTCACCTTGCCCGACCCGTTCTACGCGATCGGAGGAACGCAGGGACTTCAAATTACGGGAAATGCTCGACTCGTCGACGGTCGTTACAACGGATTCCTCACCTACACTTACATCGACACGTACGGGTACGGGCAGAACGACAGCGAAGAATTCGCGTGGCCGGACAGTTTTGCCCGGGACCTGCAGGTCCACGGCTTGGCACGTCCCTTCACGGTGACCGTGACTGTGATGTCACCTTTCGACATCAAGGCGAAACCTCAGGCCCCCCCTCCGCCGCCTCCGGCTTTGCAAGAGGCAGGTTCGATACATTCCATAACGCCCCCACCTGCCCACTCGGTCGAGGCTGTCGACGGCGCATTCACACTACGCGAAACACTCGGCGGACAACTTCGCTCCACCCACCCGATCTTTCTTCCGGCAGGAGCAACTGCCATTCAGTTCGACGTGACGCAACTCAATCTTGTCGACGATGTCGTCGGTCCCAGTGACTCGTTCGAAGTCGCCTTGATTGACGATACTACTGGGCAATCAGTGGTGTCCACGATTTCGCTTTCCGATACGGATGCCCTGTTGAACCTGCAGTCGGACATGACTCTTTACTTCGGAACCGAGATCTCTATCCCGAATGTTTCTCAATCGGGACAACCATCGTCATTGGATGGTCCTTTCACGGTGACCATCGATTTGACCGCAATCGATGTAGACAAGGCCGCGACCCTCTACTTTGACCTGCTCGGATTTGGTGATGCTGCGAGTTCGGTGGCGATCGACAATCTTCGACTTGTCAATGACTCCGTCGTTGATGTCGAGTTTGGACTCGCCGCCGAAAGTGATTCTGGCATCCTCGGCGATGGGCTCACCAACCAAACCGTCGTGCGTCTAGAGGGTTCGACCGCGCCAGGGACCGCTCTGTTGCTTGATGTCGACGGTGACGGATTTGACGACGGGACAGCAACGGCGGACAGCGATGGCCTGTTCTTCTTCGCTGAGATCGTACTTGCCCATGGCGCAAACTCTGTCCGGGTCGAGGCAAATAATGGTGACCAACGGTTGCTCGCCACCCAACGCATTGAAGTGGATTCCAACCGACCGTACGCCCAGTTAAGCGATCCAATCGCTGCATCGTTGGTTTCATCCGAGCGGGGCTATGTTGACATACAATGGACAGATGAAGGTCTCGCAGGCACGGATGAAAACTCAATCGACGCCGACGACGTGACCGTTGGCGATGTCTCCATCGATCGTGCGGAAGACCTCGGCGGCGGGCGGGTTCGGTATTGGTACAACGACGATGGCGAGACGCTCGGTGATGGGTTGATCGAGGTCACGTTCGTGGCCGGCCAAGTGGCCGACTTGGCCGGGAATGTCAATGCGGGTGGGATCGAGTCGTTCTCCTTCGATGCGTCTGGGCCCGTGGCCCATCTGGTTTCTCCCGCGGCGGATTCGACCATCAGCGCTGACCCCGGTTACATCGATTTGGCTTGGTCCGACATCGGGCCGGCCGGGATCGATGAAGCAACCCTGGGGACGGATGACTTGAGGATCACGGGGGTCTCCGTCGATGCGATCGAGACGCTCGCCGATGGAGTGACGCGGTACTGGTACAACCAAGACGGCGAGACACTGCCCGGTGGCAGGATCGAAGTCGTCGTCCGTGAGAACATCGCCCACGATCTGGCCGGGAATTCCAACGCGACCGCCAGTTGGGGCTTTACGGTCCAGTCCAATGATTCGGACTCGGTCGATGTCACCGACAAAGTGAACGTGCAGTTCACCGGGATTCGCTACATCGGTGCGTTCGGGTCCTATCTGTTCTTCGGAACGGTCGAAAACCGATCCGCCGAGCCGCTGGCAGGTCCGCTGCGAATGTACTTTCAAAACCTGACGCCGGCCGATGCGGTTCCCGTCGGGGCGTCCGTCGATGATGAGGGTGTTTACTTCATCGACATCACCGACTACACCGGCGACGCAGCACTCCTGCCGGGTGAAATGACCGCTACGATTCCGCTGCAATTGCGAATGACGCCGGTACCATTCCACTTTGATCCCATCGTCACCGCGTCGGTCGCCGCACCACCGTCTGCCGGACTGACGCTGTCGGCCTCGTTGCTTCGTCCGGATCAGTCGATCGACGTGACGCTGGTCGGTGGTCCCGGAAACGCCTCCGATCGGATCGGATTGTTTGCCGTGGGGGCCGCCGATGACGCTCCGATGGAGTCACTGTACCTGGATGGCACGCCAACTGAGCCGGCCGATGCACTGACCGAGGCGATGTTGACCTTTGACGTCCCCGATGCAGAAGGCAGCTACGAGTTCCGGTTGTTGACCGCCGCTGGCGTGGCACAGACCAGTCCGACCTTTGTCGTCGCAGACTCGCGTCAACCGGTGCTGTTGGATGTTTCTCGTTACGAACCGCTGGACGCCGTGACGAACTCGGATGAGTTGGTTTTCCGTGTGCTGCTTGATCAGCACGTGATGAACCTGTCCACGCTTGAGTTTGATGTGGTGGGCGGAACCACGGCGGAGGTGTTCGCGATCGAACCGGTTCAGGGCACCGGGGAGGCGTTGTATCAAGTGACCGTCGCGGGCGGAGACCTGGCGTCGTTTAACGGGGTGGTCGGGTTAACGCTGCAGTCGCCGGCCCCGCCACCTGTCGCATCGTTCCGCGTCGACGGCGGTCTGACGATGGTCGGCCAGTTCTTCCAAGTCGACAACATCGCACCGAGCGTGGACGGCGTGAATCTGGACGACGGCCAGCACAGCGTGGTCCGCTCCTTGGACCTGGTCTTCGACTCCGAAGTCGCCATCGGCGAAACGGCGTTCCGATTGCACGACGGCGCGGGGCGCGAGGTTATGATCAGCCAGACCCTGCGAATCGTGGACGGAAAAACGATCGTGTCGTTGAGCTTTTCCGGTGATCTGGTCGACGAATCGGGGTCGTTGATCGATGGAGCTTACGTGCTGACCGCCTTGCAATCGGAGATTGCCGACCTTGCCGGCAACCTCTTGAGCGGCAGGCGGGACGCGGAACCGGAGCGTGTGGTCGTCGACGAGTTCTTCCGGTTCTTCGGCGATTCCGATGGCGACCGCGACGTCGACGGCCAGGACTACGGCCGTTTCGGTCTGTCGCTGTTCAGCCGGCAAGGCGATGAACGCTACGACGGCCGATTCGACTTCGACGGCGATGGGGATGTCGACGGGCAGGATTACGCCCAGTTCGGTCGCCGATTGCTGCGAACTTTGCCCCCCAATTCATGA